DNA from Aggregatimonas sangjinii:
TTTTTAATACGGTACACGATTGTCGATTTTAAGTTTTCGCTTTCCTTAACAAGAAAACAGCTTTGGTGCGACGCTGGCTATAATCGATTAAATGTCATCAAGCGCCATCACTGTTTACTATATGATTCAAGGTAAACATACCATCCAATTTTTGGAATACCCTAATTTTAGTATTTCTTGGTACTGGTTTTCCAGTAGACCTGTTGTCAAGGAAATGGCGTTTGTAGTTAATTCAGGTCTTTTTAAGTGGGATAAAAAAATCCCTGCCGTTCATGGCAAGGATTTTTGAATTCGTAGGATTTCCTAATACTTAGTACCTGTAGTAATCCGGCTTATAAGGCCCTTCTACGGTAACTCCGATATAGTCCGCCTGATACTCCTTCAGTTCGGTCAATTCGGCTCCCAAACGCGACAAGTGTAGTTTGGCTACTTTTTCATCTAAATGTTTGGGCAACATGTAAACCTCGTTCTTATAATTGGCACTGTTTTTCCACAATTCAATTTGCGCCAAAGTCTGGTTTGTAAAGGAGTTGCTCATTACAAAACTAGGGTGGCCTGTGGCACAACCCAGATTCACCAAACGACCTTCGGCCAAAATGATGATGTCTTTCCCGTCAATGGTATATTTATCGACCTGAGGTTTGATTTCATCTTTGGTATTGCCGTGGTTGTCGTTCAACCAGGCCATATCGATTTCATTATCGAAGTGACCGATATTACAAACGATCGCCTTATCCTTTAAAGCTTTAAAATGTTCGGCGCGAATGATATCCTTATTACCTGTGGTCGTAATTACGATATCGGCAGTACCAATAACGGTTTCCAGTTTCTTGACTTCGAAACCATCCATACATGCTTGTAAAGCACAGATCGGATCGATTTCGGTAACAGTTACGATCGATCCCGCACCTGCAAAAGAGGCCGCTGTACCTTTACCCACATCACCATATCCGGCAACGACTACACGCTTACCGGCCAACATGGTATCGGTAGCACGTCTGATAGCGTCAACCGCACTTTCGCGACAGCCGTATTTGTTATCGAATTTAGATTTGGTCACCGAATCGTTCACATTAATCGCGGGCATCGGTAACGTACCATTTTTTACACGCTCGTATAAACGGTGCACGCCCGTGGTGGTTTCTTCCGAAAGTCCCTTAATGGCATCGGTCAGTTCTGGAAATCTGTCCAATACCATATTGGTCAAATCCCCACCGTCATCCAAAATCATATTCAAAGGTTCGCGTGATTCTCCGAAGAACAAGGTCTGCTCGATGCACCAGTCGAATTCTTCCTCGTTCATTCCTTTCCAGGCATATACGGGAATGCCAGCAGAGGCAATTGCGGCGGCGGCATGGTCTTGTGTAGAGAAGATATTACAGGAGCTCCATGTAACGTCAGCACCTAAAGCTACCAAAGTTTCGATAAGCACCGCTGTCTGTATGGTCATATGAAGGCATCCCGCGATACGGGCCCCTTTCAAAGGTTGCTCATCACCATATTCTTCCCGTAATGCCATCAAACCGGGCATTTCTGCCTCTGCGAGGCCAATTTCCTTTCTTCCCCAGTCAGCTAGGGTAATGTCTTTTACCTTATAAGGTACATATGAAACGGTTTCTGTACTCATAGTGTTTTTTATTTTTTACTTTCGTTTGTAAGAGCCTATTTCAAAATCAGCCCATTACCGTTACGCATTTTGCGGTCACAAAGGTACAAAATACATATATAATAGTATGCCCCTTTACAAGTCTATACCCGTAAGTTCATCGATTTTAACGCACATTTGGCGAATTGAGGAAACCGAAGCACAGCTCTCGGAGGGAATAGCGCTTACCGAACACTGCCAGACCAGAATGTCCGGAATGAAATCGGAAATGCATCGGAGAGGCTTTTTGAGTATACGGCATTTAATGGCCGAGGCGGGCTATGTAGATCATGACCTGTACTATGATGCCTTTGGCAAACCCCACTTAAAGGATGGAAAGAAAATTTCCATTACACATTCCGGCCAATTTACCGGCATCATCATTAGCGATGATCAGGAAGTGGGCATCGACATTGAAAGGCAGCGGGAGAAGATTTTACGTATCGCCCATAAATTCACTCCTATTGAGGAATACCGTACCATCGCGAATACCGAGGCGCTTATACGCAAA
Protein-coding regions in this window:
- a CDS encoding 4'-phosphopantetheinyl transferase family protein — translated: MPLYKSIPVSSSILTHIWRIEETEAQLSEGIALTEHCQTRMSGMKSEMHRRGFLSIRHLMAEAGYVDHDLYYDAFGKPHLKDGKKISITHSGQFTGIIISDDQEVGIDIERQREKILRIAHKFTPIEEYRTIANTEALIRKLTAVWGCKESLYKIYAEPGLSFLHHIDISDFSLADEKTTGEILYKGKTTHYAIDFLEFEGFTCVYAVGSS
- the ahcY gene encoding adenosylhomocysteinase; this encodes MSTETVSYVPYKVKDITLADWGRKEIGLAEAEMPGLMALREEYGDEQPLKGARIAGCLHMTIQTAVLIETLVALGADVTWSSCNIFSTQDHAAAAIASAGIPVYAWKGMNEEEFDWCIEQTLFFGESREPLNMILDDGGDLTNMVLDRFPELTDAIKGLSEETTTGVHRLYERVKNGTLPMPAINVNDSVTKSKFDNKYGCRESAVDAIRRATDTMLAGKRVVVAGYGDVGKGTAASFAGAGSIVTVTEIDPICALQACMDGFEVKKLETVIGTADIVITTTGNKDIIRAEHFKALKDKAIVCNIGHFDNEIDMAWLNDNHGNTKDEIKPQVDKYTIDGKDIIILAEGRLVNLGCATGHPSFVMSNSFTNQTLAQIELWKNSANYKNEVYMLPKHLDEKVAKLHLSRLGAELTELKEYQADYIGVTVEGPYKPDYYRY